CTGCGACCTGGAGGCGTGCGCGACGACGGCTGCCGAGCTCGGCCAGTGGGACTTCCACCTCGCAGTCGCGCCGGTCCGCTTCGCCGGTACGTCCGGCAGCCCGGTCAACCCGATCGCCACATTCTGACCGCGGTTCACGAGGAGGTGCGATGCCATGAAGGACCCGGCCCGCACCTGGAACGCGGTCCTGGTCGGTTCGGGTTCGCTGATGTAGAGCCGCAGGACGGCGGGGCCACCACGTCGCCCGGAGCGGCCGAGCCGCCGGCGCAGGGCGGCCACGCTCGGGGGCGCGCCGACCTGGGCGGTGGAGGTGCAGACGGCGGTGGTCGGCTGCGGTCCTTAAGCCAGGACTCGGGGCATGACGAGCATCCGAACGAAAAGTCCCGTTAGCAGAGCGGAGTTGAGCGGCTTGCCGGGATCGCTGGCCAGGTCGATGCCGGACAGCAGCCCGGATTCAACGCGCAGGTGCAGGCTACGACGGATGAGCACGGGGCGGAGGGCGAGGATGTCGGCGACGGAGCGGAACAGCCGGGCAGCGTCGGCAATGCGGATCGTGTCGCCCACGGCCGCCTCGTGCAGCGTGGTGAAGCCCGCGCGGTCGAGGGAGAGCTGGCGGCTGGAGATGGCGGGGTCTTCGTAGACGGGGGCGCC
This region of Streptosporangium sp. NBC_01495 genomic DNA includes:
- a CDS encoding recombinase family protein translates to MADQVYLRHSTDKHTDARQRHALATLLAAGAPVYEDPAISSRQLSLDRAGFTTLHEAAVGDTIRIADAARLFRSVADILALRPVLIRRSLHLRVESGLLSGIDLASDPGKPLNSALLTGLFVRMLVMPRVLA